One Penaeus vannamei isolate JL-2024 chromosome 27, ASM4276789v1, whole genome shotgun sequence genomic window carries:
- the LOC113824060 gene encoding translocon-associated protein subunit gamma, which produces MVKDSNKNKFTKEEELLLQDFSRSVSKKGNIIFFLNAFIVSAIPIWLYWRIHLMDPQSSAFIFALVTGIATYLVAMAYKNTKFILKHKVAQKIEESVTRQVMSSLDADKKMSKKEKDERVLWKKNEVAESQSTTFSLFYNNALFLMLVVVGSFMVFRSFAPAYNYIFSTLGAAGIIALFSTGKQ; this is translated from the exons ATGGTGAAGGATTCGAACAAAAATAAGTTCACGAAGGAGGAAGAGCTGTTGCTGCAGGACTTCAGTCGGAGTGTGTCCAAGAAGGGAAATATTATCTTTTTCCTGAATGCTTTTATCGTCTCTGCCATTCCCATAT GGCTTTACTGGCGTATCCACTTAATGGACCCACAATCTTCTGCCTTCATCTTCGCTCTCGTCACTGGCATTGCAACATACCTGGTTGCGATGGCATACAAGAACACCAAATTCATCCTGAAGCACAAG GTGGCCCAGAAGATTGAAGAGTCTGTAACACGCCAGGTGATGAGCAGCCTGGATGCTGACAAGAAGAtgagcaagaaggagaaagacgagag GGTACTCTGGAAGAAGAATGAAGTTGCCGAGTCACagtccaccaccttctcccttttctacaATAACGCTCTCTTCCTGATGCTCGTGGTGGTGGGTTCCTTCATGGTGTTCCGCTCCTTTGCCCCAGCCTACAACTACATCTTCAGTACCCTTGGTGCAGCTGGCATCATTGCCCTCTTCTCCACCGGCAAGCAGTGA